Proteins from a genomic interval of Papaver somniferum cultivar HN1 chromosome 4, ASM357369v1, whole genome shotgun sequence:
- the LOC113275627 gene encoding uncharacterized protein LOC113275627, which yields MAVSTTTTPSKPDDTPNNSSIAKPKNDDPGSVLEEFDNRKTCHQCRQRTLNSVAHCKNQRLDSKYSKHRSYQKPCPNKYCTKCLLNRYGEKVEEVEMLADWKCPKCRDICNCSNCRKSKGHEPTGCLAQTAKKTGFSSVSDMLIAKGPENFRYTRVVKDEQMLKTPKKCSKENSVVVNGEVSVQKHPLTSEGDVKKDGEEKQDEGLVIDLNCGASALEGIELKPMKKEKKVKRKEDGVILEKKRRKKSHLSKDSTPGESNKDESATAKNDGLLEKMDSKNLKLTLETNETNGLANHGNGDGGLKLEMKGDTSSCVLENIDLKPPKKAKRTKKSDDGAVLEKKRRKKSQILEDTAQKSTVQEDGSLKLEMKGDTSSSVLENIDSKPPKKGKKTKKSDDGAVLEKKRRKKKDTAQKSVLQEDMLKDTKGSVMKDSKDSLLLPDLNEAPVDEIVCNGQAKPKSRPLVDKVKKDAEEVRREVPEIPIQLPQGIDLKAIVGVDLLDEDVGPAIQFLEFCKAFGEVFDLKIGQPETLLRDLTSGTSRLRTRQYSPIIRFQIKLLSLIQENLGERSLSPSSKGSSIFQALQKCISNSHCKLEELPPNCFDKGGVVYEQLDSSTKLKILNYLCDETLSTDELRAWIEKQNLKLEEREREARQKVLAAKNKEKDMKQQILVEMAKQTCTTETDNSLSTIRADTEKAHAEVLEAISMVVNKKQRSDAVRTDPVVSDGNGHIFWRLPGYSPDSDILLQDIGSGDPLTPQEKWFTYDVEQKQVVEKCVSSLRKRCKVQALKRKELLKPASLVTLT from the exons ATGGCGGTCTCTACAACTACTACCCCATCTAAACCCGACGATACCCCCAATAACTCCTCAATAGCGAAGCCAAAGAACGATGATCCTGGTTCTGTACTCGAAGAGTTCGACAATCGTAAGACATGTCACCAG TGTCGTCAAAGAACTTTGAACTCTGTTGCTCACTGCAAGAATCAGAGACTGGATTCGAAATATTCTAAGCATAGATCTTACCAGAAGCCGTGCCCTAATAAATATTGTACCAAATGTCTATTGAACAG ATATGGAGAGAAAGTAGAAGAGGTAGAAATGTTGGCAGATTGGAAATGTCCCAAATGTAGGGATATCTGTAATTGTAGTAACTGTAG GAAGAGTAAAGGACACGAGCCTACTGGTTGTCTTGCACAAACTGCTAAGAAAACTggattttcttcagtttctgatatGCTGATTGCTAAAGGTCCTGAGAATTTTCGCTACACAAGAGTGGTTAAAGAT GAGCAAATGCTGAAAACTCCTAAAAAATGTAGCAAGGAAAACTCTGTTGTTGTAAATGGTGAAGTGAGTGTGCAAAAGCATCCTTTAACGTCAGAGGGTGATGTTAAGAAAGATGGTGAAGAGAAGCAGGATGAGGGTTTGGTAATAGATTTGAACTGCGGCGCATCAGCTCTGGAGGGAATAGAATTGAAGCcaatgaagaaagagaagaaggtaAAAAGAAAGGAAGATGGTGTTATTTTGGAGAAGAAAAGGCGTAAGAAATCACACCTTTCAAAGGATTCTACTCCAGGTGAGAGCAACAAAGATGAAAGTGCAACTGCAAAAAATGATGGCTTACTAGAGAAGATGGATTCTAAGAATTTAAAGCTAACATTAGAAACAAATGAAACCAATGGTCTTGCGAATCATGGGAATGGGGATGGAGGTCTGAAGCTAGAGATGAAGGGTGATACCAGTTCTTGTGTTCTCGAGAATATAGATTTGAAACCACCAAAGAAAGCTAAGAGGACAAAAAAGAGTGATGATGGTgcagttttagagaagaaaaggcGTAAGAAATCACAAATTTTAGAGGACACAGCTCAAAAATCAACAGTACAAGAAGATGGAAGTCTGAAGCTAGAGATGAAGGGTGATACCAGTTCTAGTGTTCTCGAGAATATAGATTCGAAACCACCAAAGAAAGGTAAGAAGACAAAAAAGAGTGATGATGGTGCAGTTCTAGAGAAGAAAAGGCGCAAGAAAAAGGACACAGCCCAAAAATCAGTACTACAAGAAGACATGTTAAAAGATACTAAGGGTTCTGTGATGAAGGATAGCAAGGACTCTTTGCTGTTGCCTGATTTAAATGAAGCACCGGTTGATGAAATTGTATGTAATGGTCAAGCCAAGCCCAAATCAAGACCACTGGTTGACAAGGTTAAAAAAGATGCCGAGGAAGTCCGCAGAGAAGTTCCTGAGATTCCTATCCAATTGCCTCAAGGCATTGATCTAAAAGCAATAGTTGGCGTTGACTTACTTGATGAGGATGTTGGCCCTGCTATACAATTTCTGGAGTTCTGCAAGGCTTTTGGAGAG GTTTTTGATCTGAAGATTGGTCAACCTGAAACGTTGCTCAGAGATTTAACATCTGGAACCAGTCGTCTTCGTACCAGGCAATATTCACCAATCATTCGATTTCAAATCAAACTGTTGTCTTTGATACAGGAGAACTTGGGAGAGCG GTCTCTGAGTCCATCCAGTAAAGGAAGTTCAATATTCCAAGCTCTTCAGAAATGCATATCCAACTCTCACTGCAAACTGGAGGAATTGCCTCCTAATTGTTTTGACAAGGGAGGCGTGGTTTATGAACAACTTGACTCCTCAACAAAACTGAAAATCCTGAATTATCTTTGTGATGAAACTCTCTCCACCGA TGAGCTCAGGGCTTGGATTGAGAAGCAAAACCTAAAACTTGAGGAAAGAGAGAGGGAAGCAAGACAAAAAGTTCTTGCTGCTAAAAATAAG GAGAAGGATATGAAGCAGCAGATTTTGGTTGAGATGGCAAAGCAGACTTGTACCACTGAGACTGATAACTCCCTTTCAACAATAAGGGCTGACACAGAAAAAGCTCATGCAGAGGTGCTAGAAGCAATAAGCATGGTGGTTAACA AGAAACAAAGATCAGATGCTGTTAGAACAGACCCTGTTGTTTCGGATGGAAATGGTCACATATTTTGGAGATTGCCAGGATATTCTCCTGACTCTGATATTTTGCTTCAAG ATATTGGAAGCGGGGATCCTTTAACGCCACAAGAGAAGTGGTTTACTTATGACGTTGAACAGAAACAAGTAGTTGAAAAATGTGTTTCTTCTTTAAG GAAAAGGTGTAAAGTTCAAGCATTGAAGAGGAAGGAGCTTCTAAAACCTGCATCTCTAGTTACTCTTACTTAG